In a single window of the Terriglobus roseus genome:
- a CDS encoding DUF6908 domain-containing protein: MKTVLAILQEAGGWRPSLYLKIEHPPYMELVIEAIDESGPCGLPSLSVAHYGEQNGDLMRDPEMCFELGFAGGAHLNPFYWRNDYVGIEQWSRFIQEGNYCYHPQLHTQHESFAKTWDNNLRQQGFAEVFKDKCIVG; the protein is encoded by the coding sequence ATGAAGACCGTATTGGCCATCTTGCAGGAGGCCGGAGGCTGGCGACCCAGCCTCTACCTCAAGATCGAACACCCGCCCTACATGGAGCTTGTCATCGAAGCGATCGATGAGTCGGGCCCGTGTGGTCTTCCTTCGCTCTCAGTCGCACACTACGGCGAACAAAACGGTGACCTCATGCGCGACCCGGAGATGTGCTTCGAGCTGGGATTCGCCGGTGGCGCACACCTGAACCCGTTCTATTGGCGCAATGACTACGTAGGCATAGAGCAGTGGAGCCGCTTCATTCAGGAAGGCAATTACTGCTACCACCCGCAGCTACACACGCAGCATGAGAGCTTCGCGAAGACGTGGGACAACAACCTGCGACAGCAGGGCTTTGCCGAAGTGTTCAAGGACAAGTGCATCGTCGGCTAG
- the ispG gene encoding flavodoxin-dependent (E)-4-hydroxy-3-methylbut-2-enyl-diphosphate synthase produces the protein MPEITRRKAVTVKIGNVRVGSDAPVVVQSMTNTDTADVESSIQQIAALARAGSEMVRVTVNNDEAAKALPYIVEGIRAKGWETPIIGDFHYNGHQLLAKYPDCAEALAKYRINPGNCSIGRKDDDNFRTMIEVAVKHQKPVRIGVNWGSLDQALLTKMMDENSRSLNPLPARDVMLETMVRSALDNADAAQRYGLRPDQIILSAKVSGVNDLIDVYTELASRTNLALHLGLTEAGMGMKGVVASTAGLAPLLLKGIGDTIRVSLTPTPGGDRSEEVRCAQQILQTLSIRSFSPQVTSCPGCGRTTSTYFQMLAEQVQNYITTSMPDWKVKYPGVEEMKLAVMGCIVNGPGESKHANIGISLPGTFEEPKAPVYIDGKLAMTLKGDHIVDEFKVILDDYVKSHYGKAQVEELVGA, from the coding sequence ATGCCCGAGATCACCCGCCGCAAGGCTGTGACTGTGAAGATTGGCAATGTTCGCGTCGGCTCCGATGCTCCCGTTGTCGTCCAGTCCATGACCAACACTGACACCGCAGACGTTGAGAGCTCCATCCAGCAGATCGCAGCGCTCGCCCGCGCCGGCAGCGAGATGGTTCGCGTTACGGTGAACAATGACGAGGCCGCCAAGGCGCTGCCCTACATCGTCGAAGGCATCCGCGCCAAGGGGTGGGAGACGCCCATCATCGGCGACTTCCATTACAACGGACACCAGCTGCTGGCCAAATACCCTGATTGCGCCGAGGCTCTGGCGAAGTACCGCATCAATCCGGGTAACTGTTCCATTGGCCGCAAGGATGATGACAACTTCCGCACCATGATCGAAGTCGCCGTCAAGCACCAGAAGCCTGTGCGCATCGGCGTCAACTGGGGCTCGCTGGACCAGGCGCTGCTGACGAAGATGATGGACGAGAACAGCCGTTCGTTGAATCCCCTGCCCGCTCGCGATGTCATGCTTGAGACGATGGTCCGCTCGGCTCTCGACAATGCCGATGCAGCGCAGCGCTATGGCCTGCGTCCTGATCAGATCATCCTGTCCGCCAAGGTCAGCGGCGTGAACGATCTGATCGACGTCTACACGGAACTCGCATCACGCACCAACCTTGCCCTGCACCTTGGCCTTACCGAAGCGGGCATGGGCATGAAGGGCGTCGTTGCTTCCACGGCTGGTCTTGCACCGTTGCTGCTCAAGGGCATCGGCGACACCATCCGCGTTTCGCTCACACCCACGCCCGGCGGCGACCGCAGCGAGGAAGTCCGCTGCGCGCAGCAGATCTTGCAGACGCTCTCGATCCGTAGCTTCTCGCCGCAGGTCACCAGCTGCCCCGGCTGTGGCCGCACCACATCGACCTACTTCCAGATGCTGGCGGAGCAGGTGCAGAACTACATCACCACTTCGATGCCTGACTGGAAGGTCAAATATCCGGGCGTCGAAGAGATGAAGCTGGCCGTCATGGGCTGCATCGTCAACGGCCCCGGTGAGAGCAAGCATGCCAACATCGGCATCTCACTGCCGGGCACGTTCGAGGAACCCAAGGCGCCCGTCTACATCGACGGCAAGCTGGCCATGACACTCAAGGGCGACCACATCGTCGACGAGTTCAAGGTCATCCTCGACGACTATGTGAAGAGCCACTACGGCAAGGCTCAGGTCGAAGAGCTGGTCGGCGCATAG
- a CDS encoding tyrosine-type recombinase/integrase — translation MSIAEIVEHFTLVELPAGSRTHRTRETYSSYIANIILPKWGAYHLADVKTVAVERWLSDLPGAPATKAKIRAVLSMLFRHAIRYEFAITNPISLVRQSAKRMIDPVILEVPEVRDLLAQLVKQPEPSFTLVFVAVVSGLRRGELFGLKWSDIDFMRRQINVLRSLVNGVVGEPKTSYSRRPIPLSDELAMVLQRWRAITPYGADSDWVFASPNAFGRQPYWPDSMLYKRIRPAAKTAGIEKEFGWHSFRRRTASLLLSGGASIRTTQEILRHASPSITLGTYAQSVSSERMAAQQTIAALFDKGPLMAPNGPTNGPK, via the coding sequence ATGTCGATCGCAGAGATCGTCGAGCACTTCACGCTCGTTGAGTTGCCGGCTGGTAGTCGCACCCACCGCACAAGGGAAACTTATTCCTCTTACATTGCGAACATCATTCTGCCGAAGTGGGGTGCATACCATCTCGCAGATGTAAAGACAGTCGCTGTCGAAAGGTGGCTTTCTGATTTACCTGGAGCGCCGGCGACGAAAGCAAAAATACGCGCCGTCTTGAGCATGCTGTTCCGGCACGCGATTCGGTACGAATTTGCAATCACGAATCCGATATCGCTCGTGCGCCAATCTGCTAAACGAATGATCGATCCAGTGATCCTCGAGGTCCCGGAGGTTCGAGATCTTCTCGCTCAGCTCGTGAAACAACCGGAGCCAAGCTTCACGCTTGTCTTCGTAGCGGTGGTCTCCGGCCTGAGAAGAGGCGAACTGTTCGGGCTCAAATGGAGTGACATTGACTTCATGCGCAGGCAGATCAATGTCCTCCGGTCTCTGGTCAACGGTGTCGTCGGTGAACCGAAGACGTCTTATTCCAGAAGACCGATTCCACTGTCCGATGAACTTGCGATGGTGCTCCAGCGCTGGAGAGCGATCACTCCTTACGGAGCAGATTCGGACTGGGTCTTTGCCAGCCCGAATGCCTTTGGCCGTCAGCCGTATTGGCCGGATTCCATGCTCTACAAGCGAATCCGACCTGCCGCCAAAACAGCCGGCATCGAGAAGGAGTTCGGTTGGCACAGCTTTCGCAGAAGGACGGCATCGCTTCTGCTATCAGGAGGCGCGAGCATTCGGACTACGCAGGAGATCCTTCGGCATGCGTCTCCCAGCATCACCCTGGGGACATACGCTCAGTCGGTATCGTCCGAACGTATGGCGGCGCAGCAGACAATTGCTGCGCTTTTCGACAAAGGGCCCTTAATGGCCCCGAATGGCCCCACTAACGGCCCCAAGTGA
- a CDS encoding helix-turn-helix domain-containing protein — MPAPSLKTLFGKSIRTLREERGYSQEELVERAGLHRNYIGGIERGERNVALENIGKLAKALAVRSRDLFDSLP; from the coding sequence GTGCCTGCTCCTTCCCTCAAAACCCTTTTCGGCAAGTCCATCCGGACGTTACGGGAAGAGCGTGGGTACTCGCAAGAGGAATTAGTGGAGCGTGCGGGACTCCATCGGAACTACATCGGTGGGATCGAACGTGGCGAGCGCAATGTCGCTCTTGAGAACATCGGCAAGCTCGCCAAAGCGCTAGCCGTCCGCAGTCGCGACCTCTTTGATTCTCTCCCGTAA
- a CDS encoding AAA domain-containing protein — protein MEKSTIRELAKSVSSYFLNYLETDFKKQQTPGRRLQLQREGGLRVGLSLARYASLNAAFWSALSVPATELEPVVVSRRAFTTTLSDRFRDAVRKAITATPSEAYTLVRQQIVGRAESTLAESEYADGWVTDMFRASAEEICERIVHPLLSLLEPVIRRDAQSLLETTYDLEGELTNILLQPLNDDLSTALYTLASVGKTDDLWEVLTRLFTRDHSSTVLMEYFETFAAADAYTDVKQLVAASKSRENLDLYLYVGVLRFQKNAFPLFYIPLTVEMEEETTKYRISLKPQVLVYKRAIDFVLQETNVRAEATSPVSERILYATGEQAICELLTVPTTQVLSALRLPPDFRIAAEQMENADTPRYSLESSLHLAVYDKSDESLLNDYEELLTAARGDGGPILDLFEGMIRSVVLDDPISVDRKVSDGWDGLGIGDRMVQPSPIPINEEQSKIIAALKQPDCRFVLVEGPPGTGKSHTISAIAFDAILAKKSVLLLSDKNEALDVVENKLEQTLASVRPSGLDFPNPILRLGKEGNNFRTLLQGSAVQQINDFNRAARTRETAVKSELDATVHELKSDLEKTAAALAGIPLQRIVERNVVK, from the coding sequence ATGGAAAAGAGCACCATTCGGGAACTGGCCAAGAGCGTCTCCAGTTACTTCCTGAACTATCTCGAGACTGATTTTAAGAAACAGCAGACACCGGGAAGACGTCTTCAACTGCAACGCGAAGGTGGCCTCCGCGTCGGACTCAGTCTGGCTCGTTATGCATCGCTGAACGCGGCTTTCTGGTCCGCATTGAGTGTGCCGGCCACTGAGTTAGAACCGGTTGTGGTTTCGCGACGAGCGTTCACGACGACACTGTCGGATCGTTTTCGAGACGCGGTTCGAAAGGCCATCACAGCGACTCCAAGCGAAGCCTACACACTGGTTCGGCAGCAGATCGTGGGCCGAGCCGAGTCAACCCTCGCGGAATCGGAATACGCCGACGGTTGGGTGACGGACATGTTCCGTGCCTCTGCGGAAGAAATCTGCGAACGGATCGTGCACCCGTTGCTGAGTTTGCTGGAACCCGTGATCCGACGAGACGCACAATCGCTACTCGAAACGACCTATGACCTAGAAGGGGAGCTGACAAATATCCTGCTCCAGCCCCTTAATGATGACCTTTCGACGGCGCTTTATACGCTTGCCTCTGTTGGCAAGACAGATGACCTGTGGGAAGTGCTGACACGCCTCTTCACGCGCGACCATTCCTCAACAGTCTTGATGGAATATTTCGAGACGTTTGCCGCTGCGGACGCTTATACAGATGTGAAGCAACTGGTCGCAGCTTCGAAGTCGCGCGAGAACCTCGACCTTTACCTGTACGTCGGCGTTCTCCGCTTTCAGAAGAATGCATTCCCCCTCTTTTACATTCCCCTTACGGTCGAGATGGAAGAGGAAACCACCAAATACCGCATCTCACTGAAGCCGCAGGTTTTGGTCTACAAGAGGGCGATCGATTTCGTCTTGCAGGAGACGAACGTCCGCGCAGAAGCAACATCACCGGTGAGTGAGCGCATCCTGTATGCCACCGGCGAGCAGGCCATCTGCGAGCTGCTTACCGTTCCCACAACCCAAGTACTCTCGGCCCTGCGCCTTCCGCCAGACTTCCGCATTGCTGCGGAGCAGATGGAAAATGCGGATACACCACGCTACTCCTTGGAAAGCTCCCTCCACCTGGCGGTCTACGATAAGAGTGACGAATCACTCCTGAACGACTACGAGGAATTGTTAACGGCGGCACGGGGAGATGGAGGCCCGATCCTCGATTTGTTTGAGGGCATGATCCGATCTGTGGTCCTGGATGACCCAATCTCCGTCGACAGAAAAGTGTCGGATGGTTGGGATGGGCTGGGGATTGGTGATCGGATGGTCCAGCCATCACCCATTCCGATCAACGAAGAGCAGTCCAAGATTATCGCGGCCCTCAAGCAGCCCGACTGTCGATTCGTGTTGGTCGAGGGACCTCCGGGAACCGGCAAATCGCACACGATCTCAGCCATTGCGTTCGATGCAATCCTCGCGAAGAAGAGCGTCTTGCTGCTGTCGGACAAGAATGAAGCGCTCGATGTGGTCGAGAACAAACTCGAACAAACGCTCGCAAGCGTGAGACCCTCCGGACTCGATTTTCCAAATCCGATCCTCCGCTTAGGCAAAGAGGGCAACAATTTTCGGACCCTGTTGCAGGGATCTGCCGTACAACAGATCAATGATTTCAATCGGGCTGCTCGAACACGCGAGACAGCGGTTAAGAGCGAGCTCGACGCGACGGTCCACGAACTCAAGAGCGACCTCGAGAAGACCGCGGCTGCCCTTGCAGGCATCCCGTTGCAGCGCATCGTCGAGCGGAACGTGGTCAAGTAG
- a CDS encoding helix-turn-helix domain-containing protein produces the protein MQIQPRDVGPTNQAFEPILNADEASSLLGLHPVTLRRWAREGRVPCHRVGRRLSFRSTELNHWYEHQPSFILDAPFVPPQPKGKGA, from the coding sequence ATGCAAATTCAACCTAGAGATGTCGGACCTACGAATCAAGCGTTCGAGCCAATCTTGAACGCCGACGAGGCCTCCTCCTTGCTTGGTCTTCATCCAGTCACACTTCGGAGGTGGGCGCGAGAGGGACGTGTTCCCTGTCATCGAGTTGGTAGACGATTGTCTTTTCGATCGACAGAGCTAAACCATTGGTACGAGCATCAGCCGAGTTTTATACTGGACGCGCCGTTCGTGCCGCCTCAACCGAAAGGAAAAGGCGCATGA
- a CDS encoding LysR family transcriptional regulator codes for MTERLYDWAEFRHFKYLLAILEKQGFRAASESLCTVQPNLSEHAKQFQENASVRLYRKTKSGRIRVTETGLVFITLARFLLETRQEVIDTLIAVERGDLQSMRFGCSSLADPDLFRTFCNTHKEILPSCQIRPSLGDTDQLAREVADGNLDAAIVTLPLQHPDLKIEPLRSDPLVCCLRRDHPLAAKTALRPSDLQDNLGVLFHPERHPGAHERLMELFADVGIRIQEYSRATHPAEVQALVKDGYGFALVREGMPLDEQLTTRPISNVTWTVDLAAIYHKQRYPKTLPLVLKRLRKEPTSNGSNGNAQPSMNARPFDTRRKRPSRSVSVVPEQLDLLVERAGNRGL; via the coding sequence ATGACCGAACGACTGTACGACTGGGCTGAATTCCGGCACTTCAAATACCTGCTTGCCATCTTGGAAAAGCAGGGATTTCGCGCCGCGTCAGAGTCGCTCTGCACTGTGCAGCCGAACCTGAGCGAGCACGCCAAGCAGTTTCAAGAGAACGCTTCCGTTAGGCTTTACCGCAAGACGAAGAGTGGCCGCATACGAGTAACCGAGACCGGCCTCGTCTTCATCACCCTCGCACGATTCCTTCTGGAGACGCGACAGGAAGTCATCGACACGTTGATCGCCGTCGAGCGCGGCGACCTGCAGTCTATGCGCTTCGGTTGCTCATCCTTGGCAGATCCCGATCTGTTCCGAACGTTCTGCAACACACACAAAGAGATTCTTCCCTCGTGTCAGATCCGACCAAGCCTGGGAGACACTGACCAGCTAGCGCGCGAGGTCGCTGATGGCAACTTGGACGCCGCCATCGTCACCCTGCCATTGCAGCATCCGGATCTTAAGATCGAGCCGTTGCGGAGCGATCCGCTGGTGTGCTGTTTGCGGCGCGACCATCCGCTAGCGGCGAAGACAGCGCTGAGACCTTCGGACTTACAGGACAATCTGGGAGTTCTCTTTCACCCGGAGCGTCATCCCGGTGCTCACGAGAGGCTTATGGAGCTCTTTGCGGACGTCGGCATCCGGATCCAAGAGTATTCACGAGCTACACATCCGGCTGAAGTGCAAGCACTCGTGAAAGATGGCTACGGGTTTGCCCTGGTTCGCGAAGGAATGCCTTTGGATGAGCAGCTGACGACGCGGCCAATCTCCAACGTGACTTGGACCGTTGACCTGGCTGCGATCTATCACAAGCAACGTTACCCGAAGACGCTGCCGCTCGTGCTCAAGCGACTGCGAAAAGAACCGACTTCAAACGGTAGCAATGGCAACGCTCAGCCCTCGATGAACGCTCGGCCATTCGACACGCGCAGGAAGCGTCCCTCGCGGTCTGTCTCTGTCGTTCCGGAGCAGCTGGATTTGCTGGTCGAAAGAGCAGGGAATCGCGGCCTCTGA
- a CDS encoding ArdC family protein has product MSSNANTVNVTAIDSKKPLTKQELIAANIKLLIEQLEAGHSDALTNYLTAMSRFHNYSFGNVLEIARQMPTATRVAGFWTWKNMGRSVNAGAKGIRILAPIVGVRRKKDEEAKKDIIKQNERVLLGFRNAYVFDISQTNGVDLPTVHEVSGDPGDNIDRLAAFVKSKGIALVYNANIAPALGMSYGGRIAILPGQSKAEEFSTLVHETAHELLHKAERRTATTKTIRELEAEAVAFVVGKAVGLVNDSASADYIQLYQGNASLLAESLEVIQQTASVILSALEPPIEAEDNEPATATQPQEVAA; this is encoded by the coding sequence ATGAGCAGCAACGCCAACACCGTCAATGTCACCGCCATCGACAGCAAGAAGCCCCTCACCAAGCAGGAACTCATCGCCGCCAATATCAAGCTCTTGATTGAGCAATTGGAGGCCGGACATTCCGACGCCCTCACCAACTACCTCACCGCCATGAGCCGCTTTCACAACTACAGCTTCGGGAATGTGCTGGAGATTGCGCGGCAGATGCCCACTGCCACCCGCGTCGCAGGATTTTGGACGTGGAAGAACATGGGGCGCAGCGTCAACGCAGGAGCCAAGGGCATTCGCATTCTTGCTCCCATCGTCGGCGTTCGCCGCAAGAAGGACGAGGAAGCGAAGAAAGACATCATCAAGCAGAACGAGCGCGTCTTGCTCGGATTCCGCAATGCCTATGTCTTCGACATCTCGCAGACGAACGGCGTAGACCTGCCCACCGTGCATGAAGTAAGTGGCGACCCCGGCGACAACATCGACCGCCTAGCCGCTTTCGTGAAGAGCAAAGGCATTGCGCTCGTCTACAACGCGAACATCGCCCCCGCTCTTGGCATGAGCTACGGCGGGCGCATCGCCATCCTGCCCGGCCAGTCCAAGGCCGAGGAGTTTTCAACCCTTGTTCACGAGACGGCGCATGAGCTTCTGCACAAGGCCGAGCGGCGTACCGCGACCACGAAGACGATCCGGGAACTGGAGGCCGAAGCCGTGGCTTTCGTTGTCGGCAAGGCCGTTGGATTGGTCAACGACAGCGCATCCGCCGATTACATCCAGCTGTATCAGGGCAATGCTTCGCTTCTTGCCGAGAGCTTGGAAGTCATCCAGCAAACCGCCAGCGTGATCCTCTCGGCGCTGGAGCCTCCCATCGAGGCCGAGGACAACGAACCCGCCACCGCGACACAGCCGCAGGAGGTGGCGGCATGA
- a CDS encoding ParB/RepB/Spo0J family partition protein codes for METQIINATEYRDVSLALLNESTTNPRRTFEETALKELADSIRSQGVLSPLLVRPLTENGFEIIAGARRYRAAQIAEQATVPVRIVNLSDAAALEAQLVENLIRAEIHPMEEAQGFRALLDLEDPKYSIEQIAAKVGKTPAFVAQRLKLTDLAPAAVEAFYADSIGVGHALLLAKLPADQQEQALKACFKEVYANGDKPARLLLPVRNLQFWIATNVLLILKDAPFNKRDAQLVPTAGSCADCPKRTGHNKLLFGDDLGKQGDQCTDPSCYQAKVGAHVAKTIAAKPELVQISTAYGVQQEGSPVLPRNRYTALRDDRPKSDDEAKRPEFKQCKYTTEAIITEGSDVGTIHKVCANSTCPVHHPKQASGREEARWKAEQDKQRRDQAIANATGLRVLSAIAAAVPVRLLKRDLLFVLEKLVAVLDEPRIETLARQHGIRQKRDEGASRRR; via the coding sequence ATGGAAACCCAGATCATCAATGCCACCGAGTACCGCGACGTGTCGCTTGCTCTCTTGAATGAATCCACGACCAATCCGCGCCGCACCTTCGAGGAAACCGCCCTTAAAGAGTTGGCAGACTCCATTCGCAGCCAGGGTGTTCTCTCGCCCTTGCTCGTTCGACCGCTCACGGAAAACGGCTTCGAGATCATCGCAGGTGCTCGGCGTTACCGCGCCGCGCAGATCGCTGAACAGGCCACCGTTCCTGTGCGCATCGTCAACCTGTCCGATGCCGCCGCGTTAGAGGCACAGCTAGTCGAGAACCTGATTCGTGCCGAGATTCACCCGATGGAAGAAGCACAGGGCTTCCGCGCCTTACTGGACTTGGAGGACCCTAAGTACAGCATCGAGCAGATCGCCGCCAAGGTTGGCAAGACTCCTGCCTTTGTGGCACAGCGTCTCAAGCTAACCGATCTCGCACCCGCAGCCGTCGAAGCCTTCTATGCCGACAGCATCGGCGTAGGACATGCGCTGCTACTGGCAAAGCTGCCAGCCGATCAGCAGGAGCAAGCTCTCAAAGCTTGCTTCAAAGAGGTCTATGCCAATGGCGACAAACCCGCAAGATTACTCCTGCCTGTTCGGAATCTCCAATTCTGGATTGCAACCAACGTCCTGCTCATCCTCAAAGATGCACCGTTCAATAAACGCGACGCACAGCTTGTGCCGACGGCTGGGAGTTGTGCCGACTGCCCGAAACGCACAGGTCACAACAAGCTTCTCTTCGGGGATGACCTTGGCAAGCAGGGGGACCAATGCACCGACCCAAGCTGCTATCAGGCCAAGGTGGGCGCGCACGTTGCGAAGACGATTGCCGCGAAGCCGGAACTGGTACAGATCAGCACTGCTTACGGTGTACAGCAGGAAGGAAGCCCTGTTCTCCCAAGGAACAGGTACACCGCACTTCGAGATGACCGCCCTAAGTCCGACGACGAGGCGAAGCGTCCCGAGTTCAAGCAGTGCAAGTACACCACCGAGGCCATCATCACCGAGGGCAGCGATGTCGGCACCATCCACAAGGTATGCGCGAACTCGACTTGCCCGGTGCATCATCCCAAGCAAGCCAGCGGACGGGAGGAGGCGCGATGGAAGGCAGAGCAGGACAAGCAGCGCCGCGATCAAGCCATTGCCAATGCAACCGGGCTTCGTGTCCTCTCCGCCATAGCCGCCGCCGTCCCGGTTCGATTGCTCAAGCGCGATCTGCTCTTTGTGCTGGAGAAGTTGGTTGCGGTCTTGGATGAGCCACGCATCGAGACGTTGGCGCGTCAGCACGGCATCCGGCAGAAGCGGGATGAGGGGGCATCGCGAAGACGCTAA
- a CDS encoding zinc-dependent alcohol dehydrogenase family protein, with translation MRIWQLEGQGKEHLRITEQPRPSPGPGQVLVRAEAVSLNYRDKAIVDGSYPARITFPIVPGSDVAGEVVSVGEGLMRFKVGDRVLSVFKQRWLDGVPNPEANASNLGWPLTGVLAEYVLLDEDGVLAYPAYLTAAQASTLPIAAVTAWVALFKHGQLKPQHTVLVQGTGGVSLFGLQLALAHGARVIAISRSEEKIQRIEQLGASAMINSSVMPNWEEAVRLLTSGEGVDQILEVVGGDSLRHSINAAAWGAHIAIIGFLEGKTSSISLPDLMMKSLKIHGFSVGSRKDTEELLSFLEVHRIEPVIDAVYDFVDLPDALDHLDRGPFGKIVVKLR, from the coding sequence ATGAGAATCTGGCAGCTTGAGGGCCAAGGAAAAGAGCATCTACGTATTACCGAACAGCCACGTCCTAGCCCGGGTCCCGGTCAGGTCTTGGTCCGTGCTGAAGCTGTCTCCCTCAACTATCGCGATAAGGCGATCGTAGATGGGAGCTATCCCGCCCGCATCACCTTCCCCATAGTTCCGGGTTCGGACGTTGCGGGTGAGGTTGTTTCGGTGGGCGAGGGGCTTATGCGTTTCAAGGTTGGAGACAGAGTCCTCTCCGTTTTCAAGCAGCGTTGGTTGGATGGGGTTCCCAATCCAGAAGCCAACGCTTCGAATCTTGGCTGGCCACTGACCGGCGTGCTGGCGGAGTACGTCCTACTTGACGAGGACGGCGTCCTCGCATATCCCGCGTATCTAACTGCCGCGCAGGCTTCGACCTTGCCCATTGCAGCGGTAACGGCATGGGTCGCCCTCTTCAAACACGGCCAGCTCAAGCCTCAACACACAGTTCTTGTGCAAGGAACTGGGGGTGTTTCCTTGTTCGGTTTACAGCTCGCACTTGCGCATGGGGCGCGTGTCATAGCCATATCGCGGAGCGAGGAGAAGATTCAACGGATCGAACAGCTGGGTGCCTCTGCGATGATCAATTCGTCGGTAATGCCGAATTGGGAGGAGGCGGTACGGCTCCTCACCTCGGGCGAAGGCGTAGATCAGATTCTTGAGGTCGTGGGCGGCGATTCGTTGCGACACTCCATTAACGCGGCGGCCTGGGGAGCCCACATCGCAATTATTGGTTTCCTTGAAGGTAAGACCTCAAGTATTTCCTTACCGGACCTCATGATGAAATCGCTCAAAATCCACGGCTTCTCTGTGGGTTCCCGCAAGGATACGGAAGAACTACTGTCGTTCCTTGAAGTACATCGAATCGAGCCAGTGATTGATGCGGTCTATGATTTCGTCGATTTGCCGGATGCCCTCGATCATCTCGACCGAGGCCCGTTTGGGAAGATCGTAGTGAAACTGCGATGA
- a CDS encoding SDR family NAD(P)-dependent oxidoreductase: MSKVWLITGCGSGLGREIAEAALRAGQRLIATARNPEMLEALKATYGDQVRTVALDVTDERAAEAAVQLAVDAFGRLDVLVNNAGYGHIAPFEQISPRDFKAVVDTSFYGVVFTTRAAVPIMRKQKSGWIVQISSIGGRLTVPGNSPYHAAKWAVGGFSDSVAAEVSPFGVKMVTLEPGGIRTNWNPRARQNMPELMPEYQASVGPIYQWLKDGAGHEESDPRKIANVILTLVKGDKVPRRLILGATAAAYLKQWDLSRLAETEAWQSLTESTTADDATPMFRVHLD, translated from the coding sequence ATGTCAAAGGTATGGTTGATAACCGGCTGCGGAAGCGGCTTGGGTCGGGAGATCGCTGAAGCGGCTCTCCGAGCGGGTCAGCGTCTCATCGCCACCGCACGAAATCCTGAAATGCTTGAGGCGCTCAAAGCCACCTATGGCGACCAGGTTCGGACAGTAGCACTCGATGTGACCGACGAACGTGCCGCCGAAGCCGCAGTTCAACTCGCGGTCGATGCGTTCGGACGTCTCGATGTTCTCGTCAACAATGCAGGATACGGACACATAGCCCCGTTTGAGCAGATCAGCCCAAGGGACTTCAAAGCTGTGGTGGATACATCTTTCTATGGTGTTGTCTTCACCACACGCGCTGCTGTCCCCATCATGCGAAAGCAAAAGAGCGGCTGGATCGTACAAATCTCCTCGATCGGTGGACGACTGACCGTGCCCGGTAATTCGCCGTACCATGCGGCGAAATGGGCAGTCGGCGGCTTCAGTGATTCAGTCGCCGCGGAGGTTTCCCCGTTCGGAGTCAAGATGGTCACACTGGAACCGGGTGGTATCCGAACGAATTGGAATCCAAGGGCTCGGCAGAACATGCCTGAGCTGATGCCCGAATATCAGGCGTCCGTCGGACCGATCTATCAATGGCTGAAGGATGGCGCAGGTCACGAGGAGAGTGATCCACGCAAGATCGCCAACGTCATTCTGACGTTGGTGAAAGGGGATAAGGTGCCACGGCGCCTCATTCTGGGCGCGACAGCAGCTGCGTACCTGAAGCAATGGGACCTAAGCCGTCTCGCAGAAACAGAAGCATGGCAGTCCCTGACGGAGTCTACAACCGCAGACGATGCAACACCTATGTTCCGAGTCCATCTCGACTAA